A single genomic interval of Lodderomyces elongisporus chromosome 8, complete sequence harbors:
- a CDS encoding uncharacterized protein (BUSCO:EOG092654QZ): MSLLKRSLNLLSKSTSSLSSVPSISKTIINPIAFKHFSTSTPFFSQQININNQQSTEESSPFAHKQNQQQPVDDAKTAEAAQAALDDALLDKIDQQKQQKIKKEIVVDEKVVSWKLYGRFNRHNTRCTLVAVVEDLNFMKNNEHLSYNDKVIYYMQLPHKVKYDVTAGMLGFRKTQRQEYEAGFQVAAKMFKTIQERNYIGPNDKVELVFTNFGKGRQAFEAALLGKEGSFLRNNIVRIVENTTLKFGGHRSKKVRRL, translated from the coding sequence ATGTCCCTTTTAAAAAGAAGTCTTAACTTACTAAGTAAGAGCACCAGCTCTTTACTGTCGGTGCCTAgtatttcaaaaacaatcatCAATCCAATTGCATTCAAACatttttcaacatcaacaccatTTTTCAGCCAACAAATCAATATTAATAACCAACAATCGACTGAAGAAAGCAGTCCATTTGCACACAagcaaaaccaacaacagcCTGTCGATGATGCTAAAACCGCAGAAGCAGCTCAAGCAGCTCTCGATGATGCCTTGCTAGATAAAATAGAtcaacaaaagcaacaaaaaattaaaaaggaAATCGTGGTGGACGAAAAAGTCGTTTCATGGAAACTATACGGCCGTTTCAATAGACACAACACTAGATGCACTTTGGTTGCCGTTGTCGAAGACCTCAATTTCATGAAAAACAATGAACATTTGTCTTATAACGATAAAGTCATCTACTATATGCAATTACCTCACAAGGTGAAATACGATGTCACAGCAGGTATGTTGGGTTTCAGAAAGACACAGAGACAAGAGTACGAGGCTGGTTTCCAAGTTGCGGCAAAGATGTTCAAAACAATCCAAGAAAGAAACTATATTGGCCCCAACGATAAAGTCGAATTGGTATTTACAAATTTCGGAAAGGGAAGACAAGCATTTGAAGCAGCATTATTGGGTAAAGAAGGTTCATTTTTAAGAAACAATATCGTGAGAATAGTGGAAAACACAACTCTCAAGTTTGGTGGTCACAGATCAAAGAAGGTACGTCGTTTGTAA
- the VPS68 gene encoding Vacuolar protein sorting-associated protein 68 (BUSCO:EOG092654VM), with protein MSSQQNNLFKFSNLHLHLPKSAKLRSAGIYTAGALFSIGFWSLIDASIYSKTVNASDVHVTFVDWIPLICSSLGMLIVNSIEKGNLMNRDSDGFGTTGGRGGGGFGLDDGGNYVWAARIILFLGFSLLAGGVAGSFMVFILKYLMKHYSFPTLGMGVANIVCNGCVMLSCIILWISQNIEDEYSYSLAL; from the coding sequence atgagTTCGCAACAGAATAATTTATTCAAGTTTTCCAACCTTCACCTTCATCTCCCCAAATCAGCCAAACTTCGCTCTGCTGGAATATACACTGCAGGTGCTTTATTCTCAATTGGGTTTTGGTCCTTAATTGATGCGCTGATCTATTCGAAAACAGTTAATGCGCTGGACGTCCATGTGACATTTGTTGATTGGATCCCTTTGATATGTTCTTCGTTGGGTATGCTTATTGTCAACTCCATTGAGAAGGGTAACCTTATGAATCGTGACTCAGATGGATTTGGAACTACTGGAGGACGTGGTGGCGGCGGGTTTGGTCTTGATGATGGGGGTAATTACGTATGGGCAGCAAGAATTATCTTGTTTTTAGGATTCAGCTTATTGGCTGGCGGCGTTGCTGGTAGCTTTATGGTTTTTATCCTCAAATATTTGATGAAACATTACAGCTTCCCCACTTTGGGTATGGGAGTTGCGAATATCGTATGCAATGGATGCGTTATGTTGAGTTGCATTATATTGTGGATTTCACAGAATATCGAGGATGAATATAGTTATAGCTTAGCTTTATAG
- the MCK1 gene encoding protein kinase mck1, whose translation MAQSVNEYTLPQVVNNKTSTSSRMTIREYRKIGEGAFGTVVEAALRYDEPTDVSSTHRHHQQQQQQEQQEQSNSNGHNGVSSNGGRDEWIGPFAIKRVPAQTEYKSRELEILRVVQHPNIVSLRFFFDKKSSSDNKIYQNLVMECLPSNLQSEIKYYRQSKYTIPYPHMKAYTFQLARAMLYLHGFGISHRDIKPSNILVDPTNIRLKICDFGSAKKLEVNQPSVSYICSRYYRAPELIVGCSLYTTKIDIWGLGCVVAEMFLGKPIFQGSSPESQLKEIAKLLGPPPKVFFFKSNPNYRGNMYSTKLFSCTVEERFKQIFSNSPPDAIDLLMKILVYDPEARASPRRVMAHPFFNELKSPEFKVYPRGSTTPVDLSLFNFTEFESELLGSYKDELKISA comes from the coding sequence ATGGCGCAGTCAGTGAATGAATACACGCTACCACAAGTTGTCAACAACAAGACATCTACATCAAGTCGAATGACTATTAGAGAATATAGGAAGATTGGAGAAGGAGCATTTGGAACAGTTGTAGAAGCTGCATTACGATATGACGAACCTACTGATGTTTCAAGCACTCACCGAcaccaccagcaacaacagcaacaggaGCAACAGGAGCAGAGCAATAGCAACGGACATAACGGTGTGAGCAGCAATGGTGGAAGAGACGAATGGATTGGTCCATTTGCCATAAAAAGAGTCCCAGCCCAAACAGAGTACAAATCTAGAGAATTGGAGATTTTGCGCGTGGTTCAACATCCCAATATTGTCAGCTTgcgtttctttttcgatAAGAAGAGTTCTTCAGATAACAAGATTTACCAAAACTTGGTCATGGAATGCTTACCATCAAATTTACAATCTGAAATCAAGTATTATCGACAACTGAAATACACTATTCCTTACCCGCACATGAAGGCATATACATTCCAACTTGCAAGAGCAATGTTGTATTTACATGGATTTGGTATAAGTCATAGGGATATCAAGCCATCAAACATATTGGTTGACCCAACGAATATAAGATTGAAAATATGTGACTTTGGCTCAGCAAAGAAACTCGAGGTTAACCAGCCAAGTGTCAGCTATATATGTTCAAGGTACTACAGAGCACCAGAGTTGATTGTAGGGTGTTCTTTGTacacaacaaaaattgacaTATGGGGCTTGGGATGTGTTGTTGCGGAGATGTTCTTGGGCAAACCCATTTTCCAAGGATCTTCTCCCGAGTcacaattgaaagaaattgCCAAACTATTAggaccaccaccaaaagtgtttttcttcaagAGCAATCCAAACTATAGAGGAAATATGTACTCGACAAAGTTGTTCAGTTGTACTGTAGAGGAAAGATTTAAACAGATTTTCAGCAACTCACCACCAGATGCTATagatttgttgatgaaaataTTGGTATATGACCCCGAAGCCCGTGCAAGTCCCAGAAGAGTAATGGCACATCCATTCTTtaatgaattgaaaagcCCTGAGTTTAAGGTGTATCCTAGAGGCTCTACCACTCCAGTGGACTTGAGTTTGTTCAACTTCACTGAATTTGAACTGGAGTTGCTTGGTTCATACAAGGATGAGTTGAAAATAAGCGCGTGA